From a region of the Spelaeicoccus albus genome:
- a CDS encoding DNA-directed RNA polymerase subunit beta' codes for MLDVNFFDELRIGLATADEIRQWSYGEVKKPETINYRTLKPEKDGLFCEKIFGPTRDWECYCGKYKRVRFKGIICERCGVEVTRAKVRRERMGHIELAAPVTHIWYFKGVPSRLGYLLDLAPKDLEKVIYFAAYMITDVDEESRHRDLPSLQSNIDVEKKDLGDARDHNIELRAKKLEEDLAQLEADGARADAKRKTKDSAEREMNNIRKRADAEIERLEQVWDRFKNLQVSDLEGDEALYRELVDRYGLYFEGSMGAEAIQKRLASFDLNAESEMLRELIRTGKGQRKTRALKRLKVVNAFLTTTNSPLGMVLDAVPVIPPELRPMVQLDGGRFATSDLNDLYRRVINRNNRLKRLLDLGAPEIIVNNEKRMLQEAVDSLFDNGRRGRPVTGPGNRPLKSLSDMLKGKQGRFRQNLLGKRVDYSGRSVIVVGPQLKLHQCGLPKAMALELFKPFVMKRLVDLNHAQNIKSAKRMVERQRGPVWDVLEEVITEHPVLLNRAPTLHRLGIQAFEPQLVEGKAIQIHPLVCSAFNADFDGDQMAVHLPLSTEAQAEARVLMLSSNNILKPSDGRPVTMPSQDMIIGLYHLTSAKDGAEGEGSAFSSMAEAIMAFDRGDIELGSRVKIRVDGFVPPAGWEAPEGFEEGAPVTVDTTLGRAIFNETLPEDYPYVEATADKKRLSSIVNDLAERYPKVDVAQALDNFKAAGFHWATRSGVTVAMSDVVSPASKPEILAEYEAKATKIQSDFENGFILDEERRESLVKLWTAATEEVADRMEGNFDEDNSVMRLVNSGASGNWMQVRQLAGMRGLVTNPKGEIIPRPIKSNYREGLSVLEYFIASHGARKGLADTALRTADSGYLTRRLVDVSQDVIVREHDCGTARGLELPIAEEGIDGKLLRDENVESSVYGRTLAADIEVNGELVATPGDDVGDVLIDKLISLGVKTVKVRSVLTCASKVGTCALCYGRSLATGKLVDIGEAIGTVAAQSIGEPGTQLTMRTFHTGGVAADGGDITQGLPRVTELFEARTPKGVSPISESAGRVTIDDSGKTRQVIVTPDDGSEEIPHPVGRRARLLVSDGDHVDAGEKLVQGAADPKQVLRILSRRAVQKFLVDEVQNVYRSQGVGIHDKHIEVIVRQMLRRVTVIESGDTNLLPGELAERPRYESENRRVLAEGGQPASGRDELMGITKASLATESWLSAASFQETTRVLTEAAMEGKSDPLLGLKENVILGKLIPAGTGLPRYRDIEIEPTEEAKAELFNSSSYADFGYPTLGGSVDAGAAIPLEDYDLGDYR; via the coding sequence GTGCTCGACGTCAACTTCTTTGATGAGTTGCGCATCGGCCTCGCGACGGCCGACGAAATCCGTCAGTGGTCGTACGGTGAAGTGAAAAAGCCCGAGACCATCAACTACCGCACCCTGAAGCCGGAAAAGGACGGTCTTTTCTGCGAAAAGATCTTCGGCCCGACCCGCGACTGGGAATGCTACTGCGGCAAATACAAGCGTGTCCGCTTCAAGGGCATCATCTGCGAACGCTGCGGCGTCGAGGTGACCCGTGCCAAGGTCCGCCGTGAGCGGATGGGACACATCGAACTGGCCGCCCCGGTCACCCACATCTGGTACTTCAAGGGCGTCCCGTCACGCCTGGGGTACCTGCTCGATCTGGCGCCGAAGGACCTTGAAAAGGTCATCTACTTCGCCGCCTACATGATCACCGACGTCGATGAGGAATCCCGGCACCGCGATCTGCCGAGCCTGCAGAGCAATATCGACGTGGAAAAGAAGGATCTGGGCGACGCTCGCGACCACAACATCGAACTGCGCGCCAAGAAGCTGGAAGAAGATCTCGCCCAGCTCGAGGCCGACGGCGCGCGCGCCGATGCCAAGCGCAAGACCAAGGACTCCGCCGAACGCGAGATGAACAACATTCGCAAGCGCGCGGACGCCGAGATCGAGCGCCTGGAACAGGTATGGGACCGCTTCAAGAACCTCCAGGTCTCGGACCTGGAAGGCGACGAGGCGCTCTACCGCGAACTCGTCGACCGGTACGGTCTGTACTTCGAAGGCTCGATGGGGGCCGAAGCCATCCAGAAGCGTCTGGCGAGCTTCGACCTCAACGCCGAGTCCGAAATGCTCCGCGAGCTGATCCGCACCGGCAAGGGACAGCGCAAGACCCGCGCCCTGAAGCGTTTGAAGGTCGTCAACGCGTTCCTCACGACGACGAACTCGCCGCTCGGCATGGTGCTGGACGCCGTCCCGGTCATTCCGCCGGAGCTCCGTCCCATGGTGCAGCTCGACGGCGGCCGGTTCGCCACGTCGGACTTGAACGACCTGTACCGCCGGGTGATCAACCGCAACAACCGCCTCAAGCGGCTGCTCGATCTGGGCGCGCCGGAGATCATCGTCAACAACGAAAAGCGGATGCTGCAAGAAGCCGTCGACTCGCTGTTCGACAACGGCCGTCGCGGCCGTCCGGTCACGGGACCGGGCAACCGCCCGCTCAAGTCGCTGTCCGACATGCTCAAGGGCAAGCAGGGACGTTTCCGTCAGAACCTGCTCGGCAAGCGCGTCGACTACTCGGGCCGTAGCGTCATCGTTGTCGGCCCGCAGCTGAAACTGCACCAGTGCGGCCTGCCGAAGGCCATGGCGCTGGAGCTGTTCAAGCCGTTCGTGATGAAGCGTCTCGTGGATTTGAACCACGCGCAGAACATCAAGAGCGCCAAGCGGATGGTCGAACGTCAGCGCGGACCGGTGTGGGACGTCCTCGAAGAGGTCATCACCGAACACCCCGTGCTGCTCAACCGTGCGCCGACGCTGCACCGTCTCGGCATCCAGGCCTTCGAACCGCAACTCGTTGAAGGCAAGGCCATTCAAATTCACCCGCTCGTGTGCTCGGCGTTCAACGCCGACTTCGACGGTGACCAGATGGCCGTGCACCTGCCGCTGTCGACCGAGGCTCAGGCCGAGGCGCGCGTGCTGATGCTCTCGAGCAACAACATCCTCAAGCCGTCGGACGGCCGTCCGGTCACCATGCCCAGCCAGGACATGATCATCGGCCTGTACCACCTGACGAGCGCAAAGGATGGCGCGGAAGGCGAAGGCTCGGCGTTCTCGTCCATGGCGGAGGCCATCATGGCGTTCGACCGCGGCGATATCGAACTCGGCTCCCGGGTGAAGATCCGCGTTGACGGCTTCGTGCCGCCCGCGGGCTGGGAAGCTCCCGAGGGTTTCGAAGAAGGCGCGCCGGTCACGGTGGACACCACCTTGGGCCGGGCCATCTTCAACGAGACGCTGCCCGAGGACTACCCGTACGTGGAAGCGACCGCCGACAAGAAGCGGCTGTCCAGCATCGTCAACGACCTGGCCGAACGGTATCCGAAGGTCGACGTTGCCCAGGCGCTGGACAACTTCAAGGCCGCCGGTTTCCACTGGGCCACCCGCTCGGGTGTCACGGTCGCCATGTCGGATGTCGTGTCGCCGGCGTCCAAGCCGGAGATTCTCGCCGAGTACGAGGCGAAGGCCACGAAAATCCAGTCGGACTTCGAAAACGGCTTCATCCTCGATGAAGAGCGGCGTGAATCGCTGGTCAAACTGTGGACCGCCGCCACCGAAGAGGTCGCCGACCGGATGGAAGGCAACTTCGACGAGGACAACTCGGTGATGCGCCTCGTCAACTCGGGCGCCTCCGGTAACTGGATGCAGGTCCGTCAGCTGGCCGGCATGCGCGGTCTCGTGACGAACCCGAAGGGCGAGATCATTCCCCGCCCGATCAAGTCGAACTACCGTGAAGGCTTGAGCGTGCTCGAGTACTTCATTGCCAGCCACGGTGCCCGTAAGGGACTGGCCGACACCGCGTTGCGTACGGCCGACTCCGGTTACCTGACGCGTCGCTTGGTGGACGTCAGCCAGGACGTGATCGTGCGCGAGCACGACTGCGGAACGGCACGCGGACTGGAACTGCCGATCGCCGAAGAGGGGATCGACGGGAAGCTGTTGCGCGACGAGAACGTCGAGTCGAGCGTGTACGGCCGTACGTTGGCCGCGGACATCGAGGTGAACGGCGAACTCGTCGCGACCCCGGGCGACGACGTCGGCGATGTGCTGATCGACAAGCTGATCTCGCTCGGCGTGAAGACCGTCAAGGTTCGCTCGGTGCTGACGTGCGCGTCAAAGGTCGGGACCTGCGCGCTGTGCTACGGCCGCTCGCTGGCCACCGGCAAACTCGTCGACATCGGCGAGGCCATCGGTACGGTTGCGGCACAGTCGATCGGCGAGCCCGGAACCCAGCTGACCATGCGTACGTTCCACACCGGCGGTGTTGCTGCGGACGGCGGCGACATCACGCAGGGCCTGCCGCGCGTCACCGAGCTGTTCGAAGCCCGCACTCCGAAGGGTGTTTCGCCCATCTCGGAGTCGGCCGGCCGCGTCACCATCGACGATTCCGGCAAGACGCGCCAGGTCATCGTCACTCCGGACGACGGATCGGAAGAAATTCCGCACCCGGTCGGCCGGCGTGCTCGGCTCTTGGTGTCCGACGGCGACCACGTCGATGCCGGCGAAAAGCTGGTGCAGGGCGCTGCGGATCCGAAGCAGGTGCTACGCATCCTGAGCCGTCGTGCCGTGCAGAAGTTCCTGGTGGACGAGGTGCAGAACGTGTACCGGAGCCAGGGCGTCGGCATTCACGACAAGCACATCGAGGTCATCGTGCGGCAGATGCTGCGGCGCGTGACGGTCATCGAGTCGGGCGACACGAACCTGTTGCCGGGCGAGCTGGCCGAACGTCCGCGGTACGAGTCGGAGAACCGTCGCGTTCTCGCCGAGGGCGGCCAGCCCGCCTCCGGTCGTGACGAGCTGATGGGCATCACGAAGGCCTCGCTGGCCACTGAATCGTGGCTGTCGGCCGCCTCCTTCCAGGAGACGACCCGCGTTCTCACCGAGGCGGCAATGGAAGGCAAGTCCGATCCGTTGCTCGGCCTGAAGGAGAACGTCATCCTCGGCAAGCTCATCCCGGCCGGTACCGGACTTCCGCGGTACCGCGATATCGAGATCGAACCGACCGAAGAGGCGAAGGCCGAACTGTTCAACTCGTCGTCGTACGCCGATTTCGGCTACCCGACACTGGGTGGAAGCGTCGACGCCGGCGCAGCCATCCCGTTGGAGGACTACGACCTGGGCGATTACCGCTAA
- the rpoB gene encoding DNA-directed RNA polymerase subunit beta — MAASRTSTTGSTSAHIAGPNRISFAKIHEPLEVPNLLGLQTDSFDWLLGNERWEQRVIAATEAGDDSVPETSGLEDIFEEISPIEDFSGSMSLTFRDHRFEPPKYSIDECKERDMTYSAPLFVTAEFMNTNTGEIKSQTVFMGDFPLMTEKGTFIINGTERVVVSQLVRSPGAYFESVPDKTSDKDIFTAKIIPSRGAWLEFEIDKRDQVGVRLDRKRKQSVTVLLKALGWTEAKILEEFGDFEPIRATLEKDTTATQDEALLDIYRKLRPGEPPTTEAARNLLHNLYYNPKRYDLAKVGRYKIDRKLGIDAPLSESVLRDEDIVAAIRYIVNLHAGTETLPGKLGGEDVEIPVAVDDIDHFGNRRIRAVGELIENQVRTGLSRMERVVRERMTTQDVEAITPQTLINIRPVSAAIKEFFGTSQLSQFMDQNNPLAGLTHKRRLSALGPGGLSRDRAGMEVRDVHASHYGRMCPIETPEGPNIGLIGSLASYARINPFGFIETPYRKVVNGTVTEETVYLTADEESGFAIAQANAPLTDDSHFAEERVLARSAGGDREAELIPAEDISYMDVSARQMVSVATALIPFLEHDDANRALMGANMQRQAVPLVQTEAPLVGTGMEYRAAVDAGDVIVADKAGVVSDVSADQVTVANDDATSTTYRVSKFHRSNHGTSYNQRVLAAEGDRLEVGSVIADGPSTDDGEMALGRNLLVAFMSWEGHNFEDAIILSQRLVQDDVLSSIHIEEHEVDARDTKLGAEEITRDIPNISPEALADLDERGIIRIGAEVTDGDILVGKVTPKGETELTPEERLLRAIFGEKSREVRDTSLKVPHGERGTVIGVKVFDRGEDDELAPGVNQLVRVYVAQKRKITDGDKLAGRHGNKGVISKILPVEDMPFLEDGTPVDIILNPHGVPRRMNIGQVFEVHLGWIAKQGWNINGDPEWAKKLGDVARSAEPNTNVATPVFDGAHEEELVGLLESTLPNRDGDRMVGVDGKARLFDGRSGEPYPVPVSVGYMYILKLHHLVDDKIHARSTGPYSMITQQPLGGKAQFGGQRFGEMEVWALEAYGAAYTLQELLTIKSDDIPGRVKVYEAIVKGENVPDPGIPESFKVLIKEMQSLCLNVEVLSSDGAQIEMRDSDEEVFRAAEELGIDLSRREANTVEEV, encoded by the coding sequence TTGGCTGCCTCGCGCACCTCTACAACTGGTTCAACGTCCGCACACATAGCGGGCCCCAATCGCATTTCATTCGCTAAGATCCACGAGCCGCTGGAGGTCCCGAATCTTCTCGGGCTGCAGACGGACAGTTTCGATTGGCTGCTGGGTAACGAACGCTGGGAACAGCGCGTTATCGCTGCCACCGAAGCCGGTGACGACAGCGTCCCGGAGACCTCCGGACTGGAGGACATCTTCGAAGAGATCTCTCCGATCGAAGATTTCTCCGGCTCGATGTCCCTGACGTTCCGCGACCACCGTTTCGAACCGCCCAAGTACTCGATCGACGAGTGCAAAGAGCGGGACATGACCTACTCGGCGCCGCTGTTCGTCACCGCGGAATTCATGAACACCAACACCGGCGAGATCAAAAGCCAGACGGTGTTCATGGGTGACTTCCCGCTGATGACCGAAAAGGGCACGTTCATCATCAACGGCACCGAACGCGTCGTCGTTTCGCAGCTGGTCCGCTCGCCCGGCGCCTACTTCGAGAGCGTGCCGGACAAGACGTCCGACAAGGACATCTTCACGGCGAAGATCATCCCGTCGCGCGGCGCGTGGCTGGAATTCGAGATCGACAAGCGCGACCAGGTCGGCGTCCGCCTCGACCGCAAGCGCAAGCAGTCCGTCACGGTGCTGCTCAAGGCCCTCGGGTGGACCGAGGCGAAGATCCTCGAGGAATTCGGCGACTTCGAGCCCATCCGCGCCACGCTGGAAAAGGACACCACCGCGACGCAGGACGAGGCGCTTCTCGACATCTACCGCAAGCTGCGCCCGGGTGAGCCGCCGACAACCGAGGCCGCCCGCAACCTGCTGCACAACCTGTACTACAACCCGAAGCGCTACGACCTGGCCAAGGTCGGCCGCTACAAGATCGACCGCAAGCTCGGTATCGACGCGCCGCTGAGTGAGTCGGTGCTGCGCGACGAGGACATCGTTGCGGCGATCCGTTACATCGTCAACCTGCACGCCGGCACCGAAACGTTGCCCGGCAAGCTGGGCGGCGAAGACGTCGAGATCCCGGTCGCCGTCGACGATATCGACCACTTCGGCAACCGGCGCATCCGCGCCGTCGGCGAACTGATCGAAAACCAGGTCCGCACGGGCCTGTCCCGGATGGAGCGCGTCGTCCGCGAACGCATGACGACGCAGGACGTCGAAGCGATCACGCCGCAGACGCTGATCAATATCCGACCGGTCTCGGCGGCAATCAAGGAATTCTTCGGCACCAGCCAGCTGTCGCAGTTCATGGACCAGAACAACCCGCTGGCCGGCCTGACGCACAAGCGCCGCCTGTCGGCGCTCGGCCCGGGCGGCCTGAGCCGCGATCGCGCCGGCATGGAGGTCCGCGACGTCCACGCCAGCCACTACGGCCGCATGTGCCCGATCGAGACGCCCGAAGGCCCGAACATCGGCTTGATCGGCTCACTGGCGTCGTACGCGCGCATTAACCCGTTCGGGTTCATCGAAACGCCGTACCGCAAGGTCGTGAACGGTACCGTCACCGAAGAGACCGTCTACTTGACGGCCGACGAGGAGAGCGGGTTCGCGATCGCCCAGGCGAACGCACCGCTGACGGATGACAGCCACTTCGCCGAAGAGCGCGTCCTTGCACGTTCGGCCGGCGGTGACCGCGAAGCCGAACTGATCCCGGCCGAGGACATCTCCTACATGGACGTCTCGGCCCGCCAGATGGTGTCGGTCGCCACGGCGCTCATCCCGTTCCTCGAGCACGACGACGCGAACCGCGCGCTCATGGGCGCCAACATGCAGCGTCAGGCCGTGCCGCTGGTCCAGACCGAAGCGCCGCTGGTCGGCACCGGCATGGAATACCGTGCCGCAGTCGATGCCGGCGACGTGATCGTGGCGGACAAGGCCGGAGTCGTTTCCGACGTCTCTGCCGACCAGGTCACGGTGGCCAACGACGACGCGACGTCCACGACGTACCGCGTGTCGAAGTTCCACCGCTCGAACCACGGCACCTCGTACAACCAGCGCGTGCTGGCGGCCGAGGGTGACCGGCTCGAGGTCGGAAGCGTGATCGCGGACGGACCGTCGACCGATGACGGCGAGATGGCGCTCGGTCGCAACCTGCTCGTCGCGTTCATGTCCTGGGAGGGTCACAACTTCGAGGACGCCATCATCTTGAGCCAACGACTGGTGCAGGACGACGTGCTCAGCTCGATCCACATCGAGGAGCACGAGGTCGATGCTCGCGACACCAAGCTCGGTGCCGAGGAAATCACTCGCGACATTCCGAACATCTCTCCGGAAGCCCTCGCCGATCTCGACGAACGCGGCATCATCCGCATCGGCGCCGAGGTCACCGACGGCGACATCCTGGTCGGCAAGGTCACCCCGAAGGGCGAGACCGAGCTGACTCCGGAAGAGCGGCTGCTCCGTGCGATCTTCGGCGAGAAGTCCCGCGAGGTGCGCGATACGTCGCTCAAGGTTCCGCACGGCGAGCGCGGCACCGTCATCGGCGTCAAGGTGTTCGACCGTGGCGAGGACGACGAACTGGCCCCCGGCGTCAACCAGCTGGTGCGCGTGTACGTGGCGCAAAAGCGCAAGATCACCGATGGTGACAAGCTTGCCGGCCGTCACGGCAACAAGGGCGTCATCTCGAAGATCCTGCCGGTCGAGGACATGCCGTTCCTCGAGGACGGCACGCCCGTCGATATCATCCTGAACCCGCACGGCGTCCCGCGCCGTATGAACATCGGTCAGGTCTTCGAAGTCCACCTCGGCTGGATCGCCAAACAGGGCTGGAACATCAACGGCGACCCGGAATGGGCTAAGAAGCTCGGCGACGTCGCGCGTTCGGCGGAACCGAACACCAATGTGGCAACGCCGGTGTTCGACGGTGCGCACGAAGAAGAACTCGTCGGCCTGCTCGAGTCGACGTTGCCGAACCGCGATGGTGACCGGATGGTCGGCGTCGACGGCAAGGCGCGTTTGTTCGACGGCCGGTCCGGCGAGCCCTACCCCGTTCCGGTCTCGGTCGGCTACATGTACATCTTGAAGCTCCACCACCTGGTGGACGACAAGATTCACGCACGGTCGACAGGACCGTACTCGATGATCACGCAGCAGCCGCTGGGCGGTAAGGCCCAGTTCGGCGGACAGCGTTTCGGCGAGATGGAGGTGTGGGCGCTCGAGGCCTATGGCGCGGCGTACACCCTGCAGGAGCTGCTGACCATCAAGTCCGACGACATCCCGGGCCGCGTGAAGGTGTACGAAGCCATCGTCAAGGGCGAGAACGTGCCGGATCCCGGTATTCCCGAATCGTTCAAGGTGCTGATCAAGGAAATGCAGTCGCTCTGCTTGAACGTCGAGGTCTTGTCCTCCGACGGCGCGCAGATCGAGATGCGTGACTCCGACGAAGAGGTCTTCCGCGCTGCGGAAGAACTCGGCATCGACCTGTCCCGCCGTGAAGCCAACACGGTCGAAGAGGTCTGA
- the rplL gene encoding 50S ribosomal protein L7/L12, which produces MAKLTTDELLDAFKELSLIELSDFVKKFEETFEVTAAAPVAAAAPAAGGNGGAAEAEEEKDEFDVVLEAAGDKKVPVIKEVRTLTSLGLKEAKDLVDGAPKNVLEGVDKDTAEKAKAQLEGAGATVTLK; this is translated from the coding sequence ATGGCGAAGCTCACCACTGACGAACTGCTTGACGCGTTCAAGGAGCTCTCCCTTATCGAACTCTCCGACTTCGTGAAGAAGTTCGAAGAGACCTTCGAGGTCACCGCGGCCGCTCCGGTCGCCGCTGCGGCCCCGGCTGCCGGCGGAAACGGCGGCGCTGCCGAAGCCGAGGAAGAGAAGGACGAGTTCGACGTCGTCCTCGAAGCCGCCGGCGACAAGAAGGTCCCGGTCATCAAGGAGGTCCGCACGCTGACCTCGCTCGGACTCAAGGAAGCCAAGGACCTGGTCGACGGTGCCCCGAAGAACGTCCTCGAGGGCGTCGACAAGGACACCGCCGAGAAGGCCAAGGCTCAGCTCGAAGGCGCGGGCGCGACGGTTACCTTGAAGTAA
- the rplJ gene encoding 50S ribosomal protein L10 has protein sequence MARPDKAAAVSEIAENLRNSNSAVLTEYRGLTVAQLKELRTKLGENASYAVVKNTLTSIAAKEAGVDAFDGHLTGPTAIAYVSGDAVDTAKALRDFAKANPQLVIKAGYFDGAPMTAEDINKLADLESREVLLAKLAGAMKASLFQAAYLFTAPLAQAARTVDALRAKVETEGGAAGSSDAPAEAEAAPAEDGDEA, from the coding sequence ATGGCGAGGCCTGACAAGGCAGCCGCGGTTAGTGAGATTGCGGAGAACCTGCGCAATTCGAACTCCGCCGTGCTGACCGAGTACCGCGGGCTCACCGTTGCACAGCTCAAGGAGTTGCGCACCAAGCTCGGTGAGAACGCTAGCTACGCCGTGGTGAAGAACACGCTGACCTCAATAGCGGCCAAGGAGGCGGGCGTCGATGCATTCGACGGCCACCTGACCGGACCCACCGCTATCGCGTATGTCTCCGGCGATGCCGTCGACACTGCCAAGGCCCTGCGTGACTTCGCCAAGGCCAACCCTCAGCTCGTCATCAAAGCCGGTTACTTCGACGGCGCCCCGATGACCGCTGAGGACATCAACAAACTCGCCGACCTCGAGTCGCGCGAGGTGCTGCTGGCCAAGCTGGCCGGCGCAATGAAGGCGAGCCTCTTCCAGGCCGCCTACCTGTTCACCGCACCGTTGGCGCAGGCGGCTCGCACCGTCGACGCCCTTCGGGCCAAGGTCGAGACCGAAGGTGGAGCCGCCGGTTCCTCCGACGCCCCGGCCGAAGCGGAAGCAGCCCCCGCCGAGGACGGCGACGAGGCGTAA
- a CDS encoding DedA family protein has product MDALSNFIMDAANSYWLFPILALCIAFDACFPSFPSETAVVSLSALAASTSSPNIAAIGVSAAFGAFFGDNVAYWLGRSFHPEKWPIMRRPKAQRALERARSGLADRAPLFIITARFVPFVRLAVNITAGATKFRWGRFLPISAGAGIAWAGYSVCVGAIAGSWAQVHPLLSVGVAIAVAIVLGLIINWAVERLFARRAQSQANSRTTAKARSRARSGSPAGIVDRDDAIAADETTTIEAPAHRASDCVKK; this is encoded by the coding sequence ATGGATGCGCTCTCCAATTTCATCATGGACGCCGCCAATTCCTATTGGCTGTTTCCCATCTTGGCGCTGTGCATCGCCTTCGACGCCTGCTTCCCGTCGTTTCCATCGGAAACCGCAGTCGTCTCATTGTCCGCACTTGCCGCATCGACGAGCTCGCCGAACATCGCGGCAATCGGCGTCTCGGCCGCGTTCGGCGCGTTTTTCGGCGATAACGTGGCCTATTGGCTCGGCCGGAGCTTTCACCCGGAAAAGTGGCCGATCATGCGCCGCCCCAAGGCCCAGCGGGCCCTCGAACGAGCGAGGTCCGGGCTTGCCGACCGGGCTCCCCTGTTCATCATCACCGCCCGATTCGTGCCGTTCGTCCGGCTTGCCGTGAACATCACGGCGGGCGCCACCAAATTCCGCTGGGGCAGGTTCCTACCGATCTCCGCTGGGGCCGGCATCGCGTGGGCGGGGTACTCGGTCTGCGTCGGCGCGATCGCGGGCAGCTGGGCACAAGTGCATCCGCTGCTCAGCGTGGGAGTTGCGATCGCCGTCGCCATAGTTCTCGGGCTCATCATCAATTGGGCCGTCGAGCGATTGTTCGCCCGGCGTGCGCAGTCTCAGGCGAACTCTCGAACTACGGCCAAGGCACGGTCCCGGGCACGGTCCGGCTCTCCCGCCGGAATAGTTGATCGGGACGACGCGATAGCTGCGGACGAGACCACTACGATCGAGGCGCCGGCGCACCGGGCATCGGATTGCGTCAAGAAATAG
- a CDS encoding GNAT family N-acetyltransferase produces the protein MTTEVNFERNGIVIEPMARPRSLDDADAAGLHGLIALERECALTDFGYTDLVHTARERFAELAHEEYSRIDRLLAWDGDLVVGRASIGRSLVDDTDRARAHVAVLPDRRRQGIGSALFVALTEFCRRNGRSVLVSDSDHPAGTACGRRDVRAKSGVGEIPDDAAARFALARGFVLEQVERYSVLPMPADARLVARLEAEAIGRANAPHDYRLVTWTDRCPDEWVDDLAWLSTRMSTDAPSAGIEAVEESWDAARVRDNESTLRQQRRTALVCAAEHVPSGRLVGFTEIVVPDHDETIAFQNDTLVLAEHRGRKLGQFVKTGNLRRLAAARPAVRRVHTWNAAENSYMLSVNVALGFTTAGWCAQWQKRMNAIS, from the coding sequence ATGACCACCGAGGTGAACTTTGAGCGAAACGGCATCGTCATCGAGCCGATGGCCCGGCCGCGATCGCTGGACGACGCGGACGCCGCCGGCCTCCACGGCCTGATTGCACTGGAGCGGGAGTGCGCCCTCACCGATTTCGGTTATACCGACCTCGTGCATACGGCGCGCGAGCGATTTGCCGAACTGGCCCACGAGGAATACAGCCGTATCGACAGGCTGCTGGCCTGGGACGGCGATCTGGTGGTCGGCCGCGCGTCGATAGGCCGATCGCTGGTCGACGACACCGATCGGGCCCGCGCGCACGTGGCGGTTCTCCCGGACCGGAGGCGGCAGGGTATCGGCTCGGCGTTGTTTGTCGCGCTCACCGAATTCTGTCGTCGGAACGGACGGTCCGTGCTTGTGTCGGATTCGGATCATCCGGCCGGCACCGCCTGCGGGCGTCGCGATGTGAGAGCCAAATCCGGAGTCGGGGAGATTCCGGATGATGCCGCGGCGCGGTTTGCGTTGGCCCGCGGATTCGTGCTCGAGCAGGTCGAACGCTACAGCGTGCTGCCGATGCCGGCGGACGCCCGGCTGGTGGCGCGACTCGAAGCCGAAGCGATCGGGCGGGCAAATGCGCCGCACGACTATCGACTCGTGACCTGGACCGACCGCTGCCCGGACGAATGGGTCGACGACCTGGCATGGTTGAGCACGCGCATGAGCACCGACGCGCCGTCCGCCGGCATCGAGGCCGTCGAGGAGAGTTGGGACGCCGCACGCGTGCGCGACAACGAGTCGACACTTCGTCAGCAGAGGCGCACTGCGCTGGTCTGCGCAGCCGAGCACGTGCCGTCCGGGCGACTTGTCGGCTTCACCGAGATAGTGGTGCCCGATCATGACGAGACTATTGCGTTTCAAAACGACACGCTCGTTCTCGCCGAGCATCGCGGGCGCAAGCTCGGTCAGTTCGTGAAGACCGGGAATTTGCGCAGGCTGGCTGCCGCGCGGCCGGCTGTGCGACGAGTCCACACGTGGAACGCCGCCGAGAACTCGTACATGTTGTCGGTCAACGTGGCACTGGGATTCACAACGGCCGGCTGGTGTGCTCAGTGGCAAAAGCGCATGAACGCTATTTCTTGA
- the rplA gene encoding 50S ribosomal protein L1: protein MTKRSKAYRAAAAKVEADYQYSSTEALKLAKETSVSKFDATVEVALRLGVDPRKADQMVRGTVNLPNGTGKTARVLVFATGDRAEAAREAGADFVGSDELLEKVANGFTDFDSAVATPDLMGKVGRLGKVLGPRGLMPNPKTGTVTMDVAKAVTDIKGGKIEFRVDRHANLHFVVGKVSFSESALQENLNAALEEVVRLKPSSSKGRYVQKATISTTNGPGIALDPNVAGA from the coding sequence ATGACAAAGCGCAGCAAGGCCTATCGGGCCGCAGCGGCCAAGGTCGAAGCCGACTACCAGTACTCGTCGACCGAAGCATTGAAACTGGCCAAGGAGACCTCGGTTTCCAAATTCGACGCGACCGTCGAGGTCGCCCTGCGTCTGGGCGTCGACCCGCGCAAGGCCGATCAAATGGTGCGCGGCACCGTCAACCTTCCGAACGGCACCGGTAAGACGGCCCGGGTCCTGGTTTTCGCAACCGGTGACCGTGCGGAAGCGGCACGCGAAGCCGGAGCCGACTTCGTCGGTTCCGACGAATTGCTGGAAAAGGTGGCGAACGGCTTCACCGACTTCGATTCGGCAGTCGCCACGCCCGACCTGATGGGCAAGGTCGGCCGACTCGGCAAGGTACTCGGGCCGCGCGGCCTGATGCCGAACCCGAAGACCGGCACCGTGACCATGGACGTGGCCAAGGCCGTGACCGACATCAAGGGCGGCAAGATCGAATTCCGCGTCGATCGGCACGCCAACCTGCACTTCGTGGTGGGGAAGGTGTCGTTCTCCGAAAGCGCGCTGCAGGAAAACCTGAACGCAGCTCTCGAAGAGGTTGTGCGGTTGAAGCCGTCGTCGTCCAAGGGACGCTACGTGCAGAAGGCGACGATCTCCACGACGAATGGTCCCGGCATCGCGCTGGACCCGAACGTTGCGGGCGCCTAA